The following are from one region of the Gambusia affinis linkage group LG02, SWU_Gaff_1.0, whole genome shotgun sequence genome:
- the ankrd11 gene encoding ankyrin repeat domain-containing protein 11 isoform X1: MPKGGGSKTPQLDHFPLNTDMVEKQGGKKDKVLTNKTPKLDRSDGVKEMKEKAPKRKLPFTAGANGDQKDSDSEKPGPERKRIKKEPTNTRKSLPFGMGMPGIRAGYPVSERQQVALLMQMTAAKTVNSPDTTPKHQSQSCLGQKGTPNSASKTKDKVNKRNERGETRLHRAAIRGEVRRIKELISEGADVNVKDFAGWTALHEACNRGYYDVAKQLLAAGAEVNTKGLDDDTPLHDASNNGHFKVVKLLLRYGADPRQSNRRGETPLKVASSPTMLNLLLGKGTYTSSEESSSESSEEEDAPSFAPSSSVDGNNTDSEFEKGLKLKGKAADPPKSAVTPVKDEYEFDEDDEEERVPPVDDKHLLKKDFRKDSVSKTNSFISIPKMEVKTYSKSNTLTPKKSVRRIISDSNSSDEDDRTLCFTPAPTPRQQVPQTNTKTRDSGSMSSKQQKDKNKVKKKRKKESKNNVSKEVRFGKVNDKFCTSDSDCGDLESEDDKGSNSIKDSSSMNIKESPSFNASSSSHGNLNSQKQAPSLAEQHPKQWRTDGWKTVSSPTWSDVSSLSDPVSESEYSDSSVESVKQVKRKAQENKKKNNIVHSNIVDKKNSDLYKTSTADSAASKTDMDGKVIKKHKVKHKHKNKEKDNAPSVVLNQDMNEKFVKSYSFDFDDSRQKSLIVESESATEGKIKLSKHDKDHSKKDDRFSKAKSEDKDWSSGKDLHRTAKEEKSKKAKDISKDKANKEEREKPAKSDKERNFKEKEKPKEDKQKPHKDEKKKKSKEKFSSKTDRKSEQKEEKHLKVDKEKNTKEEREKCKKDKTLKEESDHEGYDINNRFLNLEDTKLSASDDHHDRWGSEMSSGSSLYGDDSWDVPIKEVKEYKSNNTVKLIVETVKEETRRKENKVKDKKLEHNDKRSEKEATSKKKEKDSSEKTNEKKKDWLEKQKLNSSHSLEKDKKRKESTDTVKDKKDKESLESSRDRKDSYDGLKERKDQKIKQESVGDEYGNDAFFKDMDAVRDRNHSGKEKEKKGEATEKREKTKTDKHKDKTKDKGADHEKEKSERSSTEKTVKEKDEDRGTKDKKEGSKDKHKDSHGKEKDRKLSSEQTKDKKEKSSQDKHTDREKDFLEVKKEEKKPEKIRERSWYKIADIFTDESDDDEDSYSSTVVGSGSIRKDLTPDQDEMDHFHSEKLRKSSADTKHNTEKAKDKDHKEKKKDKASFDMGKERKGSLEKHNKDKKDSVDGKYKERKDRMSVDSNLEKKNKQKLLDKRDTSEEKTKSKYKDKQDHSKERKPSKGSGESEKSMLEKLEEEAMNDYKDDSNDKNSDISSDSFTDRGHEPVLTSYYDSLNLTDLSEDRRDSLSISTPQDRFRDKERLRHSSSSSSKKSHDKEKEKVKKDKGDKRDKTGENRESYSRRESLPFEKEPMPLEADPYTFPFGGKGDGDDDFDKTLEFEKEMSKKDKEKSTGMIGDRMKDKKKKEKHKDKVKEEKNKYMDGFGSFKHSREDVKSGLKDSPQLTVLKERSKEQSPKFDLKKDRNRDILEKDNRMDHSKSKAKDENEKLPQSKEPVRKDIRPREKLLVDDDFQMTSFGQMLSLRDQEVRACIKKQKEKMKQMEKLRPKTGDPKLKDKAKSTEEVKKNRNELSTKKSNSLESGLKEKKLKDVGLPAQMMSPVRKFQPTDSQTSKDWMTGHQMKENLPASPRPDQTRPTGVPTPTSVISCPSFEEVMQTPRTPSCSPEDYPDIMLDGLDCQNSSAMLNSMNACSPTFFESRYSNSQSFQEGTCPTPAKNLQLPLVSRSASSNVRRPLENDFKSESDKFLRQQNDPTAEYDQTSSQPLEDKPITVNRLECLPSSYFSPISILSPRRESGHPTSDGVSATLALTEGHEHLPENIYNSFLPKPSTPVHRPDPQEPCFDIAAPPTPAPAALPPLDIDDNSEPHHSEPNLVHSDLPCIMEEHRAQEVEDEEEDDEEEEETDMIDRHDGVHSVMEEQEPTRDPCSFSPQVEDHLRKSWPAESPDRQEADVQQLSPVQSALNDGETCFDHSMGWNADMDLKSNHGEIEAAVSKITSPYSHSENDLQPLSGHTSVSYENWNRWDREDTEDLEEQKEAVAEIPSPERPDTVLDEEPNYLNTSSSSNRLESFFQECNKPIIENGHQLVTEPTCVDPDSRQSTHSFSATPEDHVPTPVIPEPVVRWADSFTPDPDELDDLGPFSLPVLPLPDKSEEAEARDHELTDHNKTVSAHIRHNIPDRDDPDIMEVGLPPLSKTPCPSGDLVLEESAQQDFEVPSPPTNFQHEMDPEPQSVPTNGVLSLNQQHAGVLERQLPYGIHEESDSIMLYSPADSNASQHHHVQIHSLPESLQLPLESESSAKPEERNRDVCDTVADSVLCSPHLSVAVTLPSTVEPTDTQEPPSKLSPLAPTPVPIPVDTTKKMEEIPQRVTRYRAKNNATAAPAASIVTNSSAAATSANTGLAVSSNPIPTRTPTPNSVSSSPAQKKEKDSGISASTDASHSTTTVSVPTSTLVVSTKTTKGRPVTMDEEDSQTQHPRKRKFPRSSGQQVQVQLVNTAMQQTREMIQQTLAVIVNAIKLDEIEPYHSDRSNPYFEYLQIRKKIEEKRKILCYITPQAPQCYAEYVTYTGSYLLDGKPLSKLHIPVIAPPPSLSEPLRELFRQQEAVRGKLRLQHSIEREKLIVSCEQEVLRVHCRAARTIANQAVPFSACTMLLDSEVYNMPSESQGDENKSVRDRFNARQFISWIQDVDDKYDRMKTCLLMRQQHEAAALNAVQRMEWQLKVQELDPAGHKSLCVNEVPSFYVPMVDVNDDFVLLPV; this comes from the exons ATGCCCAAAGGTGGGGGTTCTAAAACCCCCCAGCTGGACCACTTCCCACTCAACACCGACATGGTGGAAAAGCAGGGTGGGAAAAAG GATAAAGTGTTGACAAATAAAACTCCCAAATTGGATCGCAGTGATGGGGTCAAAGAGATGAAAGAAAAGGCCCCTAAAAGGAAGCTACCCTTCACTGCCGGAGCAAATGGAGACCAGAAAGATTCTGACTCAG AGAAACCAGGTCCAGAGAGGAAGCGCATTAAAAAGGAGCCCACTAACACCAGGAAGAGCTTGCCGTTTGGAATGGGGATGCCTGGGATCCGGGCTGGGTACCCTGTGTCTGAGCGGCAGCAGGTGGCCTTGCTCATGCAAATGACAGCTGCGAAGACCGTCAACAGTCCAG ACACAACACCAAAGCATCAGTCACAGTCCTGTCTGGGCCAGAAGGGAACGCCAAACTCTGCATCTAAAACCAAagacaaagtaaataaaagaaatgagcGAGGAGAGACTCGACTGCACCGAGCAGCTATCCGTGGAGAGGTGCGGCGCATCAAGGAGCTCATCAGTGAAGGAGCTGATGTGAATGTAAAAGACTTCGCAG GCTGGACAGCATTGCATGAAGCATGCAACAGGGGATATTATGATGTGGCCAAACAGCTGCTGGCAGCCGGAGCTGAAGTCAACACAAAGGGTCTGGATGATGACACTCCTCTGCATGATGCATCCAACAATGGACATTTCAAG gttGTGAAACTACTTTTACGCTACGGAGCAGATCCACGTCAAAGCAACAGGAGAGGTGAAACACCTCTGAAGGTTGCCAGCTCTCCAACTATGCTGAATCTGTTACTAGGGAAAGGTACTTATACCTCAAGTGAAGAGAGTTCATCAG AATCTTCAGAGGAGGAAGACGCGCCCTCGTTTGCCCCTTCGAGCTCTGTAGATGGCAATAACACAGACTCAGAGTTTGAGAAGGGCCTGAAGCTAAAAGGGAAAGCTGCAGATCCACCTAAATCTGCTGTCACGCCTGTCAAAGATGAATACGAATTCGACgaggatgatgaggaggagcGCGTCCCTCCGGTAGACGATAAACACCTCTTGAAAAAAGACTTCCGAAAAGACTCTGTTAGCAAGACTAACAGCTTCATCTCTATACCCAAGATGGAGGTTAAAACCTATTCCAAAagcaacacactcacaccaaaGAAATCTGTCAGGCGGATCATCTCTGACAGTAACAGTTCGGACGAGGATGACAGGACGTTGTGTTTCACACCAGCGCCCACGCCGCGGCAACAAGTCCCGCAAACAAACACCAAGACGAGAGACTCTGGCAGCATGAGCtctaaacaacaaaaagacaaaaacaaagtcaaaaagaagagaaagaaggagagcAAAAATAATGTCAGTAAAGAAGTCAGATTTGGGAAAGTTAACGACAAATTCTGCACGTCTGACTCTGATTGTGGAGATTTGGAAAGTGAGGATGACAAGGGCTCAAACAGCATCAAAGACTCATCTTCAATGAACATTAAAGAATCTCCTTCCTTTAATGCCTCGTCTTCCTCACATGGAAACTTAAACTCTCAGAAACAGGCGCCCTCGTTAGCGGAGCAGCATCCAAAGCAGTGGAGGACAGATGGCTGGAAGACGGTGTCGTCGCCTACGTGGTCAGACGTCAGTTCTCTTTCAGATCCAGTCAGTGAGTCTGAGTACTCTGATTCGAGTGTGGAGTCGGTAAAGCAGGTCAAGAGGAAAGCACAGgagaacaagaaaaagaacaacattgTGCACAGTAACATTGTTGACAAGAAAAACTCTGATCTCTATAAAACCTCTACTGCAGACAGTGCTGCCTCTAAAACTGATATGGATGGAAAAGTGATCAAGAAACATAAAGTGaagcacaaacataaaaacaaggaaaaagaCAATGCTCCGAGTGTTGTGCTCAATCAGGACATGAATGAGAAATTTGTCAAGAGCTACTCTTTTGACTTTGATGATTCGAGACAGAAATCCCTAATTGTTGAGTCCGAATCAGCCACTGAGGGCAAAATCAAACTATCTAAACACGACAAAGACCATTCGAAAAAGGACGACAGGTTTTCAAAAGCAAAGTCTGAAGATAAAGATTGGTCATCTGGAAAAGATCTTCACAGAACAGCAAAGGAGGAGAAAAGCAAAAAGGCAAAAGATATTTCAAAGGATAAGGCAAACAAAGAAGAAAGGGAGAAGCCTGCAAAATCCGACAAGGagagaaattttaaagaaaaggagaaaccCAAGGAGGATAAACAGAAGCCCCataaagatgagaaaaagaaaaagtccaagGAAAAATTCTCCtcaaagacagacaggaagagtgaacagaaagaggagaagcATCTCAAGGTGGACAAGGAGAAAAACACCAAAGAAGAgagggaaaaatgtaaaaaagataaaacactgaaagaagaGTCTGATCATGAAGGCTATGACATTAATAACCGCTTCCTCAACCTAGAGGACACAAAGCTCAGTGCATCAGATGACCATCATGATAGGTGGGGCTCTGAGATGTCTTCTGGTTCCTCCCTGTATGGAGATGATAGCTGGGATGTTCCCATTAAAGAAGTCAAGGAATATAAATCCAACAATACGGTTAAGCTAATTGTTGAGACTGTTAAAGAAGAAacaaggagaaaagaaaacaaagtaaaggaCAAGAAGTTGGAGCACAACGACAAAAGATCAGAGAAAGAAGcaacatcaaagaaaaaagagaaagactcatcagaaaagacaaatgagaagaaaaaagactggctagaaaaacaaaaactgaactccAGCCACTCGCTCGAAAAAGACAAGAAGAGGAAGGAGTCCACAGACAcagtgaaagacaaaaaagacaaGGAATCACTGGAGAGTAGTCGTGATCGTAAAGACTCATATGATGgtctaaaagaaagaaaagaccaGAAAATTAAGCAGGAATCTGTAGGAGATGAATACGGCAATGACGCCTTCTTTAAAGACATGGATGCTGTCAGAGACAGAAACCATTCtggaaaggagaaagaaaagaaaggagaagcAACAGAGAAAcgggaaaagacaaaaaccgACAAGCATAAGGACAAAACGAAAGACAAAGGAGCTGACCACGAGAAGGAGAAGAGTGAGCGAAGCTCCACTGAGAAAACTGTCAAGGAAAAAGACGAAGACCGGGGCACCAAAGACAAGAAGGAGGGAtccaaagacaaacacaaagactcTCATGGCAAAGAGAAAGATCGAAAGTTGTCCTCAGAACAGACCAAGGACAAGAAAGAGAAGTCCTCTCAAGATAAACATACTGACAGGGAGAAGGATTTTTTAGAAGtcaagaaagaagagaaaaaacctgaaaagatcAGAGAAAGATCATGGTACAAGATTGCTGACATTTTTACAGATGAAAGTGACGACGATGAGGATAGCTACAGCAGCACAGTCGTTGGGTCGGGTTCCATCAGAAAAGACTTGACACCCGATCAGGACGAGATGGATCACTTCCACTCTGAAAAGCTGAGAAAATCTTCTGCGGACACCAAACACAACACAGAGAAGGCAAAAGACAAAGAccataaagagaagaaaaaagacaaggCTTCATTTGACATGGGGAAAGAGAGGAAAGGCTCcctggaaaaacacaacaaagacaaaaaggattCAGTCGATGGAAAATATAAGGAAAGGAAAGATAGAATGTCGGTGGACTCTaacctggaaaagaaaaacaagcaaaaactgTTGGACAAAAGGGACACAAGTGAGGAAAAGACTAAAAGCAAATATAAAGATAAGCAAGACCATTCAAAGGAGAGAAAACCTTCTAAGGGCAGTGGTGAGAGTGAAAAGTCTATGTTGGAAAAACTAGAGGAGGAGGCTATGAATGACTACAAAGATGACTCCAACGACAAAAACAGCGACATCTCCTCAGATAGTTTTACTGATCGAGGCCACGAGCCAGTGCTTACCAGTTACTACGATTCGCTGAACCTGACTGATCTCTCAGAGGACAGGAGAGATTCTCTGTCCATATCCACACCACAGGATCGGttcagagacaaagagagactCCGGCATTCCTCATCTTCCTCGTCTAAGAAGAGCCATgacaaggagaaagaaaaggtcAAGAAAGACAAAGGAGATAAACGTGACAAAACTGGGGAGAACCGAGAGTCCTATAGCCGCAGAGAGAGCCTACCCTTTGAGAAGGAGCCCATGCCTCTGGAGGCTGACCCTTACACATTCCCGTTCGGAGGCAAGGGAGATGGTGACGACGATTTTGATAAAACTTTGGAATTCGAAAAAGAGATGTCTAAAAAGGACAAAGAGAAATCAACGGGTATGATTGGTGAcagaatgaaagacaaaaagaaaaaggagaaacataaagataaagTTAAGGAGGAAAAGAATAAGTATATGGATGGCTTTGGGTCATTTAAGCACTCCAGAGAGGATGTGAAGTCTGGTTTGAAAGATAGCCCTCAGCTCACGGTTCTGAAAGAAAGATCAAAGGAGCAAAGTCCCAAATTTGATCTCAAAAAGGACAGAAATCGGGACATATTGGAGAAGGACAACAGAATGGACCACAGTAAATCTAAAGCtaaggatgaaaatgaaaagctcCCACAGTCCAAAGAGCCAGTGCGTAAAGACATTCGTCCACGTGAAAAGCTGTTGGTGGATGATGATTTTCAAATGACAAGTTTTGGTCAGATGCTGAGTCTTAGAGATCAGGAGGTAAGAGCCTGCATCAAgaagcaaaaggagaaaatgaaacagatggaGAAGTTGAGGCCCAAAACAGGGGACCCAAAACTCAAAGACAAAGCAAAGTCCACAgaggaagtaaagaaaaatcGCAATGAACTATCTACAAAGAAATCAAACAGCCTGGAATCGggtctgaaagagaaaaagctaAAGGATGTGGGCCTCCCTGCTCAGATGATGTCTCCGGTGAGGAAGTTCCAGCCTACCGACAGTCAGACCTCAAAGGATTGGATGACTGGGCACCAAATGAAGGAGAACCTCCCTGCTTCCCCCAGACCAGATCAAACCAGGCCAACCGGGGTCCCCACACCAACATCTGTAATTTCCTGCCCCAGTTTTGAGGAAGTGATGCAGACTCCACGCACCCCGTCTTGCAGTCCAGAGGATTACCCTGACATCATGCTGGATGGACTGGACTGCCAGAATTCATCTGCCATGTTAAATTCAATGAATGCCTGCTCTCCAACCTTTTTTGAAAG CAGGTACTCTAACTCCCAGAGTTTCCAGGAGGGAACTTGTCCTACTCCTGCAAAGAACCTCCAGCTACCACTTGTCAGCCGCTCGGCGTCATCTAATGTCCGCAGACCTCTGGAAAATGACTTCAAATCTGAGTCCGACAAGTTTCTTCGGCAGCAGAATGATCCTACAGCTGAATACGATCAAACCTCTTCTCAACCTCTTGAGGACAAGCCAATAACTGTGAATAGACTGGAATGTTTGCCGTCATCCTATTTCTCTCCGATTAGCATCCTCTCTCCTCGACGGGAGTCGGGCCATCCGACATCAGATGGAGTGTCAGCAACTCTTGCTCTCACAGAGGGCCATGAACACCTTCCTGAGAACATCTACAACAGTTTCTTGCCCAAGCCGTCCACACCTGTCCACCGACCAGATCCCCAGGAGCCGTGTTTTGACATCGCTGCACCACCAACGCCCGCTCCTGCTGCTTTACCCCCTTTGGATATCGATGATAACTCGGAACCTCACCACAGTGAACCGAATCTGGTTCACTCAGATCTTCCCTGCATTATGGAAGAACATCGGGCACAGGAAGtggaagatgaagaagaagatgacgaagaagaggaagaaactgATATGATTGACAGGCATGACGGAGTCCACTCTGTGATGGAAGAGCAGGAACCAACAAGAGATCCATGTTCTTTCTCCCCTCAAGTTGAGGACCATCTGAGGAAGAGCTGGCCTGCAGAGTCTCCGGACCGACAGGAAGCTGACGTGCAACAGTTGTCCCCAGTGCAATCTGCACTGAACGATGGAGAAACCTGCTTTGATCACAGTATGGGTTGGAATGCCGACATGGACCTCAAATCTAATCACGGGGAGATTGAAGCTGCCGTCTCAAAAATAACTAGCCCTTACTCCCACTCTGAGAATGATCTGCAGCCCTTGTCTGGTCACACCTCGGTCAGCTATGAGAACTGGAATAGGTGGGATAGAGAGGACACAGAGGATTTGGAAGAGCAGAAGGAGGCTGTTGCTGAAATCCCCTCCCCAGAGAGGCCTGACACAGTTCTGGATGAGGAACCCAACTATTTAAATACCTCATCGTCCTCCAACAGGCTGGAGTCTTTCTTCCAGGAATGCAACAAGCCGATTATTGAAAACGGACACCAGTTAGTTACAGAGCCCACATGTGTGGACCCAGACAGCAGACAAAGCACACACAGCTTCAGTGCTACCCCTGAAGATCACGTCCCTACACCGGTGATCCCGGAACCGGTGGTGCGATGGGCCGATTCATTCACACCTGATCCAGATGAGCTGGATGATCTAGGTCCGTTTTCTTTACCCGTCCTGCCACTACCAGACAAGTCAGAGGAAGCCGAGGCACGAGATCATGAACTGACTGACCACAACAAGACAGTGTCGGCTCACATCAGACACAATATCCCAGACAGAGATGATCCAGACATAATGGAAGTAGGCCTACCACCTCTGTCAAAGACTCCATGCCCCTCTGGAGACCTTGTATTAGAGGAATCTGCTCAACAAGACTTTGAGGTGCCGTCTCCACCCACCAACTTCCAGCATGAGATGGATCCAGAGCCTCAAAGTGTGCCTACCAATGGCGTGCTGTCTCTCAACCAGCAACATGCTGGGGTTTTAGAAAGACAGCTACCATATGGCATTCATGAGGAGTCTGATTCCATTATGTTGTATTCACCTGCAGATTCAAATGCCAGTCAGCACCATCATGTACAAATCCACTCCCTTCCGGAGTCACTGCAATTACCGCTGGAGTCAGAGTCTTCTGCAAAGCCAGAGGAGAGGAATAGGGACGTGTGTGATACTGTAGCAGACTCTGTGTTGTGCAGTCCTCACCTCTCAGTGGCAGTAACTCTCCCCAGCACAGTGGAGCCTACAGACACTCAGGAACCCCCATCTAAGCTATCGCCACTTGCCCCCACACCTGTACCAATCCCTGTAGATACCACCAAGAAGATGGAGGAAATCCCTCAAAGAGTTACCCGATATCGCGCCAAGAACAATGCCACAGCTGCCCCTGCTGCATCCATCGTAACTAACTCCTCAGCTGCTGCCACCTCTGCAAACACCGGTTTAGCGGTGAGCAGTAACCCAATCCCAACAAGAACTCCAACACCCAACTCTGTGTCTTCCTCACCTgctcagaagaaagaaaaggactCTGGGATCAGTGCTTCTACCGATGCATCTCATTCAACCACTACAGTGTCTGTCCCAACTTCTACATTAGTGGTTTCCACTAAAACCACAAAAGGTCGCCCGGTCACCATGGACGAAGAGGACTCCCAGACCCAGCATCCACGGAAAAGAAAATTCCCTCGTTCTTCCGGACAGCAAGTCCAGGTTCAGCTCGTGAACACAGCAATGCAGCAGACAAGAGAGATGATCCAGCAGACCTTAGCCGTCATCGTCAATGCCATCAAACTAGATGAGATCGAGCCCTACCATAGTGACCGGTCCAACCCGTACTTTGAGTACCTACAGATAAGGAAGAAGATTGAGGAGAAGAGGAAGATTCTGTGCTACATCACCCCTCAGGCCCCACAATGTTACGCTGAGTATGTGACTTACACCGGCTCCTACCTGCTGGACGGGAAACCCCTCAGCAAGCTTCACATCCCTGTG ATTGCCCCACCCCCATCACTGTCAGAACCACTGAGGGAGCTCTTCAGGCAACAGGAGGCAGTAAGAGGAAAGCTCAGGTTGCAGCACAGCATAGAGCGG GAGAAACTGATAGTTTCATGTGAACAGGAGGTTTTAAGGGTCCACTGCAGAGCAGCAAGGACAATAGCCAATCAGGCTGTGCCGTTCAGTGCCTGTACAATGCTGTTGGACTCTGAAGTGTACAACATGCCATCTGAAAGTCAG GgtgatgaaaacaaatctgttagaGATCGCTTTAATGCACGTCAGTTTATTTCCTGGATCCAGGATGTCGACGATAAATACGACCGCATGAAG ACATGTCTGTTGATGCGCCAGCAGCACGAGGCGGCAGCCCTCAACGCGGTGCAGAGGATGGAGTGGCAGTTAAAGGTCCAGGAGCTGGATCCTGCCGGGCACAAATCCCTCTGCGTCAACGAAGTGCCGTCCTTCTACGTACCAATGGTGGACGTCAACGACGACTTCGTCCTCCTACCTGTGTGA